The proteins below come from a single Candidatus Eremiobacteraceae bacterium genomic window:
- a CDS encoding IclR family transcriptional regulator, with translation MDIPVDEVTGDRSRRERTGVQSVERTLDILESLVEFGTEVGLVEISQAVNLPLATVHRLLGTLIQRGYVKQNQHNRKYSLGFRALQMGHDMRQRFSLRLEARPFLQRLVQRVGESANLAVLDDGEVVYIDQAQSSRILRMFTQVGNRLPVHSTGSGKALLAYLPSDVVTGILRRFGLTARTPHTITDSKQFLDELAKTRERGFALDDEEQEEGVRCLAVPVRDASGQVVASLSVSGPVTRLNDEHVGAVTPELIDCGAKLSTRLGYAGEPASVR, from the coding sequence ATGGATATTCCGGTCGACGAAGTGACGGGCGACCGCTCCCGGCGGGAACGGACCGGCGTACAATCTGTAGAGCGCACGCTCGACATCCTCGAATCGCTCGTCGAATTCGGCACTGAAGTAGGGCTGGTCGAGATCAGCCAGGCGGTCAACTTGCCGCTCGCGACCGTCCACCGGCTTCTCGGCACGCTCATCCAGCGCGGCTATGTCAAGCAGAACCAGCACAACCGCAAGTACTCGCTCGGCTTCCGCGCGCTGCAGATGGGTCACGACATGCGGCAGCGGTTCAGTTTGCGGCTCGAAGCGCGTCCGTTCTTGCAGCGCCTCGTCCAGCGCGTCGGCGAAAGCGCGAACCTCGCGGTGCTCGACGACGGCGAAGTGGTCTACATCGATCAGGCGCAATCGTCGCGCATCTTGCGCATGTTCACTCAGGTCGGCAACCGCTTGCCGGTGCACTCTACCGGAAGCGGCAAGGCGCTGCTCGCATACCTACCATCCGACGTCGTCACCGGCATCCTCCGCCGCTTCGGCCTCACCGCTCGTACGCCGCACACGATCACCGACTCGAAACAATTCCTCGACGAGCTCGCGAAGACACGCGAGCGAGGCTTCGCGCTCGACGACGAGGAGCAAGAAGAGGGAGTCCGCTGCCTCGCCGTGCCCGTGCGAGACGCTTCGGGGCAGGTCGTCGCCTCGCTCAGCGTGTCTGGACCCGTGACGCGCCTCAACGACGAGCACGTCGGCGCTGTCACACCCGAGCTCATCGACTGCGGTGCGAAGCTCTCGA
- a CDS encoding M48 family metalloprotease: MAAVDHKVDRSIFISKGRALVLVSSQRMTPLAPDVQQILDSIYPPARQALAAQLSSLELKIFFASAAAELVLLFGFYYSALSARLRTALEARIKRPLLATAAFLAIVYVGFAVVMLPLDWYAGFIVLHGYGLSLETPATWFHDWAVAGAVTLVVVFALGLPFGPLVRRLGARWPLVAIAVAAPLIVLGNAVFPAYIAPLFNTYTPLPPSPLTKSILDLAAQQGISASAVYEYDMSLQTTEGNAYVAGLGPTARIAVGDNLLKDLKPDEVLYVVAHEMGHYVLHHIWWGSLYGWLGSIVAILFLALAGSSLARRGAPRLSRGIDDPAAIPMLAGLLLAFALATQPVANGISRNIEHAADAFAAAHVHIDHAGVRAFARLGSEGLSVVHPSPIIVWYFYTHPPLDARIAYAAAAEK, from the coding sequence GTGGCGGCGGTCGACCATAAGGTCGACCGCTCCATTTTCATCAGTAAAGGTCGAGCGCTCGTTCTTGTCTCATCTCAACGCATGACGCCGCTCGCGCCGGATGTCCAGCAGATACTCGACTCGATCTATCCGCCCGCCCGCCAAGCGCTCGCGGCGCAGCTGTCATCGCTCGAGCTGAAGATCTTCTTCGCAAGCGCCGCCGCCGAGCTCGTCCTCCTATTCGGCTTCTACTACAGCGCGCTGTCGGCGCGTCTGCGAACGGCGCTCGAGGCGCGCATCAAACGTCCGCTGCTCGCGACAGCTGCTTTCCTCGCGATCGTCTACGTCGGCTTCGCCGTCGTCATGCTGCCGCTCGATTGGTATGCAGGGTTCATCGTCCTGCACGGATATGGTCTCAGCCTCGAGACTCCGGCGACGTGGTTTCACGACTGGGCGGTCGCAGGGGCCGTGACGCTCGTCGTCGTCTTTGCGCTCGGTTTGCCTTTTGGACCTCTCGTCCGAAGGCTCGGAGCGCGCTGGCCGCTCGTCGCGATCGCCGTCGCGGCGCCGCTCATCGTCCTCGGCAACGCCGTTTTCCCGGCATACATCGCGCCGCTCTTCAACACGTACACGCCGCTGCCGCCCTCGCCGCTGACGAAGTCGATCCTCGATCTCGCAGCGCAGCAAGGCATCAGCGCGTCGGCCGTTTACGAGTACGACATGAGCCTGCAGACGACGGAAGGCAATGCCTACGTCGCGGGCCTCGGGCCGACGGCGCGCATCGCAGTGGGCGACAACCTATTGAAGGATCTCAAGCCGGACGAAGTGCTCTATGTCGTCGCCCACGAGATGGGGCACTACGTCCTGCACCATATATGGTGGGGATCGCTCTACGGATGGCTCGGCTCGATTGTCGCGATCCTGTTTCTCGCGCTCGCCGGGTCGTCGCTCGCGCGCCGCGGCGCGCCCCGACTTTCACGCGGCATCGACGATCCGGCGGCGATACCGATGCTCGCCGGGCTGCTGCTCGCGTTCGCGCTGGCGACCCAACCGGTCGCCAACGGCATCTCGCGCAACATCGAGCACGCCGCCGATGCGTTCGCCGCCGCTCACGTCCACATCGATCATGCAGGCGTTCGCGCGTTCGCACGCCTCGGCTCTGAAGGGCTCTCGGTCGTCCACCCGTCACCGATCATCGTCTGGTATTTCTACACGCATCCACCGCTCGATGCGCGCATCGCATATGCGGCCGCGGCCGAGAAATAG
- a CDS encoding TonB-dependent receptor: MRAYRVRLSAFAIALCATLALGAPALAGTTGAIGGHVVDSATQQPIAGVKVSITSPSQTEATTTDATGSYAFVSLAPDTYTVTASLAGYDSTTLPGVNVLVDQNQTLTIALKKTAAVIGRVSVTGAGGLVRAGVTSNVYSVSGAQGQAASALAGAGNLNTAYGQMASVPGVSAVQGQQGWYQPIYIRGGDLDQVGWEFDGIPVNRTYDNAPQTFLSNLGQQELQVYTGGTSPNADASGIAGYVNQVIKRGTNPGFQTLDFGIGGPTQYNKVSYEVGEATPDQRFSYYIGSAYVRQGYRYIDQFNGASFINQGFFYPINTTYFGNSSNVFTPGNAYGIADTEDHENVVNIHQRVGASDDVQLLYMTSYLWNDYYSSQNDLGGPQFLLNNSASTTFGDGFVYTGPMMQAPNLNDVTQYLFPSTPHAFGAPVQPFTRDSNSNSDTIMKLQYQHNFSTSSYLRVFGFGDYSNWFIHGPESQALFCCYGAELADYELPSHQYGGVADYSTQLNDKNLLTVSALYETTRIQRYTTTGSFPGESNPAITSDVMNGNCFDPYNGVQVFCVAPNHLPTYRGPYIDQFGNQVQGTSVGPCLVVPCNDPLTLDVNPVVGQWLVTESGYRANFNKVNPVFTALGLNDTIKPTDRVTINVGARVENYKINLNDSTTNPSLYGARAFWYHAYNNEFCFGPGYIQPLQKTNSPTDTCSADWPLTTAMNEVNTNPSSFSHTEFQPRFGVSFQADQDNVLRFSAGIYSRPASTREASWNVVEQNLPAFLGINFAPYGEFTPNHDVRPDRSTNFDLSWEHRFAGSDASLRVTPFYRSTQDQVQQTIVNAISGLFASFNTGRQVSDGVELAIQKGSFSRDGWAASLAYTYTHSQIKYNDFSNGRNVIDNMNAYIQLYNSFTGGCVGATPSSNPTSTCGVFGDQTAGSPYLGAKAQPLLDRNAWYAPYDLIPVPWAAGNGYEVPNTATLLVNYKQGPLTITPSFIYSSGSVYGSPLSWNDDITGTEHSTIFPNQLAGSIPLMIPDPYTGKFDNFGDFKQPSRYTLNMSLGYQVGPRTHALLTVSNIIDRCIQRGYAWDYANVCAYSTLPSSFLTPTGGTVANAHNNGPIQLAYPYAMWLNNNNTGFVGVKLPIEATFDLQFKI, translated from the coding sequence ATGCGTGCATATCGAGTGCGGCTTTCCGCTTTCGCGATAGCTCTTTGCGCGACCCTGGCGCTCGGCGCACCGGCACTTGCCGGTACGACCGGCGCTATCGGCGGGCACGTCGTCGATTCCGCGACGCAGCAGCCGATCGCAGGCGTCAAGGTCTCGATCACGTCGCCATCGCAAACCGAGGCGACGACGACCGACGCGACCGGATCCTACGCGTTTGTCTCGCTCGCGCCCGACACGTACACAGTCACGGCGTCGCTAGCGGGGTATGACTCGACGACGCTTCCCGGGGTCAACGTACTCGTCGACCAAAACCAGACGCTGACGATCGCCCTCAAAAAGACCGCCGCCGTTATCGGCCGCGTCTCCGTCACGGGAGCCGGAGGACTCGTCCGCGCAGGCGTCACGAGCAATGTCTACTCGGTGAGCGGCGCGCAAGGACAAGCCGCCTCTGCTCTCGCGGGCGCAGGCAACCTGAACACCGCATACGGTCAGATGGCCTCGGTGCCGGGCGTGTCCGCAGTGCAGGGCCAGCAAGGCTGGTACCAGCCGATCTACATCCGCGGCGGCGATCTCGACCAGGTCGGTTGGGAGTTCGACGGCATCCCCGTCAACAGGACGTACGACAACGCGCCGCAGACGTTCTTGTCGAACCTCGGGCAGCAAGAACTCCAGGTCTACACGGGCGGGACGTCGCCGAACGCCGACGCATCCGGCATTGCCGGTTACGTCAATCAGGTCATCAAGCGCGGAACGAATCCCGGCTTCCAGACGCTCGACTTCGGCATCGGCGGACCCACGCAGTACAACAAAGTGAGCTACGAGGTCGGCGAAGCGACGCCGGACCAGCGCTTCTCGTACTACATCGGCTCTGCTTATGTCCGTCAAGGCTATCGGTATATCGACCAATTCAACGGCGCGAGCTTCATCAACCAAGGGTTTTTCTACCCGATCAATACGACGTACTTCGGCAATAGCTCGAACGTGTTCACGCCGGGCAACGCATACGGCATCGCCGACACGGAAGACCACGAGAACGTCGTCAACATCCACCAACGCGTGGGGGCGTCGGACGACGTCCAACTGCTCTACATGACGAGCTACCTGTGGAACGACTACTACAGCTCGCAGAACGATCTCGGCGGACCGCAGTTCCTCCTGAACAACAGCGCCTCGACGACGTTCGGCGACGGCTTCGTATACACCGGGCCGATGATGCAGGCGCCGAACCTCAACGACGTGACCCAGTACCTGTTCCCGAGCACGCCGCACGCGTTCGGCGCGCCGGTGCAGCCGTTCACGCGCGACTCGAACTCGAACTCCGACACGATCATGAAGCTTCAGTACCAGCACAATTTCTCGACGAGTTCGTACCTGCGCGTCTTCGGCTTCGGCGACTATTCGAACTGGTTCATCCACGGCCCTGAGTCGCAAGCGCTTTTCTGCTGCTACGGTGCCGAGCTCGCCGACTACGAGCTGCCGTCGCACCAATACGGCGGCGTCGCGGATTACTCGACCCAGCTCAACGACAAGAACTTGCTGACCGTGTCGGCGCTCTACGAGACGACGCGCATCCAGCGCTACACGACGACCGGCAGCTTCCCGGGCGAGAGCAACCCGGCGATCACGAGCGACGTCATGAACGGGAATTGTTTCGACCCGTACAACGGCGTCCAGGTTTTCTGCGTCGCGCCGAACCATCTGCCGACCTATCGCGGTCCGTATATCGACCAGTTCGGCAATCAGGTGCAGGGGACGTCTGTCGGCCCATGCCTCGTCGTCCCGTGCAACGATCCGCTGACACTCGATGTCAATCCCGTGGTCGGTCAATGGCTCGTCACGGAGAGCGGTTATCGCGCCAACTTCAACAAAGTGAATCCGGTCTTCACCGCGCTCGGCTTGAACGACACGATCAAACCGACGGATAGGGTGACGATCAACGTCGGCGCGCGCGTCGAGAACTACAAGATCAATCTCAACGACAGTACGACGAATCCGTCGCTATACGGCGCGCGCGCGTTCTGGTATCACGCGTACAACAACGAGTTCTGCTTCGGCCCCGGCTACATCCAGCCGCTCCAGAAGACGAACTCGCCGACCGACACGTGTTCGGCCGACTGGCCGCTGACGACGGCCATGAACGAGGTCAACACGAATCCGAGCTCGTTCTCGCACACCGAATTCCAGCCGCGTTTCGGCGTGTCGTTCCAAGCCGACCAGGACAACGTTCTTCGATTCTCAGCCGGCATCTACTCGCGTCCGGCAAGCACGCGAGAGGCGTCGTGGAACGTCGTCGAACAGAACTTGCCGGCGTTCCTCGGCATCAACTTCGCGCCGTACGGCGAGTTCACGCCGAACCACGACGTGCGGCCGGATCGGTCGACGAACTTCGACCTTTCTTGGGAACACCGCTTCGCGGGGAGCGATGCGAGCTTGCGCGTCACACCGTTCTATCGGAGCACGCAAGACCAGGTCCAGCAGACGATCGTCAACGCGATCTCCGGCCTCTTCGCTTCATTCAATACTGGTCGTCAGGTTTCTGACGGCGTCGAGCTGGCGATCCAGAAGGGGAGCTTCTCGCGCGACGGCTGGGCGGCGAGCCTCGCATACACGTACACGCACAGCCAGATCAAGTACAACGACTTCTCCAACGGCCGCAACGTCATCGACAACATGAACGCGTACATCCAGCTATACAACTCGTTCACGGGCGGCTGCGTCGGCGCGACGCCGTCGAGCAACCCGACGTCGACGTGCGGCGTCTTCGGCGATCAAACGGCCGGGAGCCCGTATCTCGGCGCGAAGGCGCAGCCGCTCCTCGATCGCAACGCCTGGTACGCACCGTACGACCTCATCCCGGTTCCCTGGGCAGCCGGCAACGGCTATGAAGTGCCGAACACGGCGACGTTGCTCGTCAACTACAAGCAAGGCCCGCTGACGATCACACCGAGCTTCATCTACAGCTCCGGATCGGTCTACGGGTCGCCGTTGTCGTGGAACGATGACATCACGGGCACCGAGCACTCGACGATCTTCCCGAACCAGCTCGCCGGAAGCATCCCGCTCATGATCCCGGACCCGTACACGGGCAAGTTCGACAATTTCGGCGACTTCAAGCAGCCCTCGCGCTACACGCTCAACATGTCGCTCGGATATCAGGTCGGTCCGCGCACGCACGCGTTGCTCACCGTGTCGAACATCATCGACCGGTGCATCCAGCGAGGCTACGCGTGGGATTACGCCAACGTCTGCGCGTACTCGACGCTGCCGTCGAGCTTCCTGACGCCGACGGGCGGCACGGTCGCGAACGCGCACAACAACGGGCCGATCCAGCTCGCGTACCCGTACGCGATGTGGCTCAACAACAACAACACCGGTTTCGTCGGCGTCAAACTGCCGATCGAAGCGACGTTCGACCTCCAGTTCAAGATCTGA
- a CDS encoding secondary thiamine-phosphate synthase enzyme YjbQ has translation MIAHTEYVTFNTKNRYEIIDITDRVEKVRASAGLRDGFVLVSAMHITASVFVNDHEAGLWHDIMAWLEKLAPHGLDYRHHQTGEDNADAHLKRMLLGHQVLVPVTDGKLDLGPWERVHYGEFDGKRPKRVLFKALGE, from the coding sequence ATGATCGCGCACACCGAATACGTCACCTTCAACACGAAAAACCGCTACGAGATCATCGACATCACCGACCGCGTCGAGAAAGTCCGTGCGAGCGCCGGGTTGCGTGACGGTTTCGTGCTCGTCAGCGCGATGCACATCACCGCGAGCGTCTTCGTCAACGATCACGAAGCCGGCCTCTGGCACGACATCATGGCGTGGCTCGAGAAGCTCGCGCCGCACGGCCTCGACTATCGGCATCATCAGACAGGCGAGGACAACGCTGATGCGCACCTCAAGCGGATGCTCCTCGGCCATCAAGTGCTCGTGCCGGTCACCGACGGCAAGCTCGATCTAGGGCCGTGGGAGCGCGTCCACTACGGCGAATTCGACGGCAAACGGCCGAAGCGCGTCCTCTTCAAGGCGCTAGGGGAGTGA
- a CDS encoding GGDEF domain-containing protein — MSISQWVLTIVTVAGAAAIVMLALRNRSLAARAVAAERRFDLLQHLVPSLTDAVTDSTAATCARILDRLGVFVPSQTMLCFYIDDGRLVLGARAGDGYARFLREGSSYEGASIIEMARDAKTSIAVGPTRLDIPADVEVLDASSQPWSDKVGPAAGSRDRVWALAVPLVRSRGRGLSPEVIGVLYVERVLDAPFAADDLRTVLTVARLASDSLERARFADVVRRDSSVDGLTGLMTPIAFRKRLRDEVAAKRDLALFFVDTDRFKLYNDTFGHAAGDRLLRSLAALFGDIADKSGGFAGRNGGDEFCIALVDRTKDAAVEIAERVRANVDATGFGEAVKITVSIGVAHYPVDVPSDDRQPADRLLEVADGLMYEAKRSGRNRIEFLRFRAQPRYAGHPGEGPIPRR; from the coding sequence GTGAGCATCTCCCAGTGGGTGCTGACGATCGTGACCGTCGCCGGCGCGGCGGCTATCGTCATGCTCGCGTTGCGCAATCGCTCGCTCGCGGCGCGCGCCGTCGCAGCAGAGCGACGCTTCGATCTCCTACAACACCTCGTGCCGTCGCTCACCGACGCCGTCACCGATTCGACCGCTGCGACCTGTGCGCGCATCCTCGACCGCCTCGGCGTCTTCGTACCGTCGCAGACGATGCTCTGCTTCTACATCGACGACGGCCGCCTCGTGCTTGGCGCGCGCGCCGGCGACGGCTACGCGCGCTTCTTGCGCGAAGGTTCATCGTACGAGGGCGCTTCGATCATCGAGATGGCACGCGACGCGAAGACGTCGATCGCCGTCGGACCGACGCGGCTCGACATCCCGGCCGACGTTGAAGTGCTCGATGCGTCATCGCAGCCGTGGTCCGACAAGGTCGGACCGGCCGCAGGCAGCCGCGACCGCGTGTGGGCGCTCGCAGTTCCGCTCGTCCGCTCTCGTGGACGCGGACTATCGCCGGAAGTCATCGGCGTTCTCTACGTCGAGCGCGTGCTCGACGCACCGTTCGCGGCGGACGACCTGCGGACGGTGCTCACCGTCGCGCGGCTCGCGTCCGATTCGCTCGAACGTGCGCGCTTCGCCGACGTCGTCCGACGCGATTCATCGGTCGACGGCCTTACCGGGCTCATGACGCCGATCGCGTTTCGCAAACGGTTGCGCGATGAGGTCGCCGCGAAGCGCGACCTCGCGCTGTTCTTCGTCGACACCGATCGATTCAAGCTCTACAACGACACGTTCGGTCACGCCGCGGGCGATAGGTTGTTGCGCTCGCTGGCCGCGCTCTTCGGGGACATCGCGGACAAGAGCGGCGGCTTCGCCGGTCGCAACGGCGGCGACGAGTTCTGCATCGCGCTCGTCGACCGTACGAAAGATGCGGCCGTCGAGATCGCCGAACGCGTCCGCGCGAACGTCGACGCGACGGGATTCGGCGAAGCGGTGAAGATCACGGTGAGCATCGGCGTCGCGCACTACCCGGTCGACGTTCCGAGCGACGATCGCCAGCCCGCCGATAGACTGCTAGAAGTGGCCGACGGTTTGATGTACGAGGCGAAGCGATCCGGACGCAATCGGATCGAGTTCCTGCGATTTCGCGCGCAACCGCGATACGCCGGTCATCCTGGCGAGGGTCCGATCCCGCGACGATAG
- the glmU gene encoding bifunctional UDP-N-acetylglucosamine diphosphorylase/glucosamine-1-phosphate N-acetyltransferase GlmU, with product MKTRAIIMAAGKGTRMKSRTPKVLHELCGRPMIEHVLDAVRGAGADEIAAVVSDELRPAVEALGVACVVQEPPNGTGHAMQLAMAALSESDGQVLVASGDMPLVPASLLRDVMSARSASGAPAALVSARVSLPTNFGRIVRENGRVARIVENVDASESERAIDEVNTGIYCFDERSLRDHLRRLKPDNKQGELYLTDCIASIVADKGLVEAVICRDARLVMGVNNRVELAAARAVMQRRILDELMLSGVTIVDPSTTYVDAQVASGNDTVILPNTHLRGKTRIGMGCVIGPDSMLDNAEVGDRAQIWYSIVRDSSIGAGVTVGPFAHIRMGAQIADDSRIGNFVELKKTIMGKGVKAHHLSYLGDAEIGAEANIGAGTITCNWDGKNKNKTKIGRKAFIGSNSSLVAPVTIGDEALTGAGSVVIRDVQAGERVAGNPAKPLKPKDK from the coding sequence GTGAAGACGCGCGCGATCATCATGGCTGCCGGTAAGGGCACGCGGATGAAGAGCCGCACGCCGAAAGTGCTTCACGAGCTGTGCGGCAGGCCGATGATCGAGCACGTCCTCGACGCCGTGCGTGGCGCCGGCGCTGACGAGATCGCGGCGGTCGTCAGCGACGAGCTGCGTCCAGCAGTCGAGGCGCTCGGCGTCGCCTGCGTCGTCCAAGAGCCGCCGAACGGCACCGGCCACGCGATGCAGCTCGCGATGGCCGCGTTGTCAGAATCGGACGGACAAGTCCTCGTCGCCAGCGGCGACATGCCGCTCGTGCCCGCTTCGCTCCTTCGCGACGTCATGTCGGCTCGCTCGGCGAGCGGCGCGCCGGCTGCGCTCGTGAGCGCACGCGTCTCGCTGCCGACGAATTTCGGCCGCATCGTGCGCGAGAACGGCCGGGTGGCGCGGATCGTCGAGAACGTCGATGCGTCGGAATCCGAGCGCGCGATAGACGAAGTGAACACCGGTATCTACTGCTTCGATGAGCGCTCTCTGCGCGACCATCTCCGGCGGCTGAAGCCCGACAACAAGCAGGGCGAACTGTATCTCACCGACTGTATCGCGTCGATCGTCGCCGATAAAGGTTTGGTCGAAGCCGTCATTTGCCGTGACGCCCGGCTCGTCATGGGCGTCAATAACCGGGTCGAGCTTGCCGCAGCGCGCGCCGTCATGCAGCGTCGCATCCTCGATGAGCTCATGCTCTCGGGCGTGACGATCGTCGATCCGTCGACGACCTACGTCGACGCGCAGGTCGCCTCCGGCAACGATACCGTCATCTTGCCGAACACGCATCTGCGCGGGAAGACGAGGATCGGCATGGGCTGCGTCATCGGTCCCGACTCGATGCTCGACAATGCAGAAGTCGGGGATCGGGCGCAGATCTGGTATTCGATCGTCCGCGACAGCTCGATCGGTGCCGGCGTCACCGTCGGACCGTTCGCGCACATCCGCATGGGCGCCCAGATCGCGGATGATTCGCGGATCGGCAACTTCGTCGAGCTGAAGAAGACGATCATGGGGAAAGGCGTGAAGGCGCACCATCTATCGTATCTCGGCGATGCGGAGATCGGCGCCGAAGCGAACATCGGTGCGGGTACCATCACGTGCAACTGGGACGGCAAGAACAAGAACAAGACGAAGATCGGGCGCAAGGCGTTCATCGGTTCGAACTCGTCGCTCGTCGCGCCGGTGACCATCGGGGATGAGGCGCTGACCGGAGCCGGTTCTGTTGTCATCCGCGACGTGCAGGCGGGTGAGCGGGTCGCGGGTAACCCCGCGAAACCGCTGAAGCCCAAAGACAAATAA
- the gltX gene encoding glutamate--tRNA ligase, giving the protein MKTERVRVRFAPSPTGFLHVGGARTALFNWLFARHHGGAFVLRVEDTDAARFKPEFTAGIYDALRWLKLDWDEGPDVGGPHAPYVQSERRELHSQAAAKLVADRRVYECFCVKPIAGSTEPDDESADDEPDDDLGGAVDPGRAKARPLQDRAAPACTCGALTDAERAKLRAERGGAALRFRVDPARAVTVNDVIRGDVTFPAGTIGDFVIVKSDGVALYNFAAVIDDHAMEITHVIRGEEHLANTPKQLLLYEAFGWEPPVMAHLPIILNEQRRKLSKRDGATFVNDYRELGYLPEALVNFLALLGWSPGENREIMPLEEIVRAFTLADVVKHPAIFDLNKLGWMNKEYLKNEPLHIVADRVAALLRKRLPSATRTDPKHIERVTGLLVDRVRTIADVIDLGAYFFTDTPVDPTPEALEKHCKAPEAVERLRAVRDALADAPGFGEADIEAAIRGLAEKHGVKAASFIHPLRVALTGQAVSPGIFEVTSIVGRQTSLARIDALLERLSSAKPAAASGTSA; this is encoded by the coding sequence TTGAAGACCGAACGCGTGCGGGTGCGGTTCGCTCCGAGCCCGACCGGCTTTCTCCACGTCGGCGGGGCGCGAACAGCGCTCTTCAATTGGCTTTTCGCGCGCCACCACGGCGGCGCGTTCGTCCTCCGAGTCGAAGACACCGATGCCGCGCGCTTCAAGCCGGAGTTCACGGCCGGCATCTACGACGCGTTGCGCTGGCTCAAGCTCGACTGGGACGAGGGTCCTGATGTCGGCGGTCCGCACGCGCCGTACGTGCAGAGCGAGCGACGCGAGCTTCATTCGCAGGCCGCTGCGAAGCTCGTCGCCGACAGGCGCGTCTACGAATGCTTTTGCGTCAAGCCTATCGCAGGCTCGACCGAACCCGATGACGAGTCGGCCGACGACGAACCCGACGACGACCTGGGTGGAGCGGTCGACCCCGGTCGAGCTAAAGCTCGACCGCTACAAGACCGGGCTGCGCCGGCCTGTACGTGTGGCGCGCTCACGGATGCCGAGCGTGCGAAGCTCCGCGCAGAACGCGGCGGGGCGGCGCTCCGCTTCCGGGTCGACCCGGCGCGCGCCGTCACAGTCAACGACGTCATCCGCGGCGACGTGACGTTCCCCGCCGGCACCATCGGCGACTTCGTCATCGTCAAGAGCGACGGGGTGGCGCTCTACAACTTCGCGGCCGTCATCGACGACCACGCGATGGAGATAACCCACGTCATCCGCGGCGAAGAGCACCTCGCGAACACGCCGAAGCAGCTGCTCTTGTACGAAGCGTTCGGCTGGGAACCGCCTGTCATGGCGCACCTGCCGATCATCCTCAACGAGCAGCGGCGTAAGTTGAGCAAGCGCGACGGCGCGACGTTCGTCAACGACTATCGCGAGCTCGGTTACCTGCCCGAAGCGCTCGTCAACTTTCTCGCACTTCTCGGCTGGTCGCCAGGTGAGAACCGCGAGATCATGCCGCTCGAGGAGATCGTGCGGGCGTTCACGCTCGCCGACGTCGTCAAACATCCGGCGATCTTCGACCTGAACAAGCTCGGCTGGATGAACAAGGAATACCTCAAGAACGAACCGCTCCACATCGTGGCCGATCGCGTCGCCGCGCTCTTGCGCAAGCGCTTGCCGTCGGCGACTCGAACCGATCCAAAGCATATCGAGCGCGTCACCGGACTGCTCGTCGATCGTGTGCGCACGATCGCCGATGTCATCGACCTCGGCGCGTACTTCTTCACGGACACACCCGTCGATCCGACGCCCGAGGCGCTCGAGAAGCACTGCAAGGCACCGGAGGCGGTCGAGCGGCTTCGCGCCGTTCGCGATGCGCTCGCGGACGCGCCCGGATTCGGCGAAGCGGACATCGAAGCCGCGATCCGTGGGCTTGCGGAAAAACATGGAGTCAAAGCGGCTTCGTTCATCCATCCGCTGCGCGTCGCGTTGACCGGGCAGGCGGTGAGCCCGGGCATCTTCGAGGTGACGAGCATCGTCGGACGGCAGACGAGCCTCGCACGGATCGACGCGCTGCTCGAGCGGCTGTCGTCGGCAAAGCCAGCCGCCGCGTCGGGTACGTCCGCGTGA
- a CDS encoding cobalamin B12-binding domain-containing protein has protein sequence MPRPIRILVAKAGLDGHDRGAKVIARALRDAGFEVIYTGLHQTPEQVVEAAIQEDVDGIGLSVLSGAHMTLFPRMKQLLDEQNASDIILFGGGTIPNEDIQPLLDAGVAAVFTPGTPIATTIDFVRKACGKRVEA, from the coding sequence ATGCCGCGACCGATCCGCATCCTCGTAGCAAAAGCCGGGCTTGACGGCCACGACCGCGGCGCGAAGGTCATTGCGCGCGCGCTGCGCGATGCCGGATTCGAGGTCATCTACACCGGCTTGCACCAGACGCCCGAGCAGGTCGTCGAGGCGGCGATCCAAGAGGACGTCGACGGCATCGGACTCTCCGTGCTCTCCGGCGCGCACATGACGCTCTTCCCGCGCATGAAGCAGCTGCTCGACGAGCAGAACGCCTCCGACATCATCCTGTTCGGCGGTGGTACGATCCCGAACGAGGATATCCAACCGCTGCTCGATGCAGGCGTCGCGGCGGTTTTCACGCCGGGCACGCCGATCGCGACGACGATCGACTTCGTGCGCAAAGCCTGCGGGAAGCGGGTCGAGGCGTAA